The window ACGACTGCAAGACCCCCATCGGGGACAAGTCGGCGGTATCGCCCATCGACATCAAGGCCGTCAAGGACGGCGACGCGTACAAGCTGACGATGTCCTTCCAGAAGGGCGTCTCCTCCAGCCCCATCGAACTCGGCAAGGGCGCGATGAGCCCCAGCGCCGTCATCCTCGTCGGCGGCGCGGAGAAGGTGTCCGTACCGGTCTCCGGTCCGCCCAACCCCGAGGCCGCGCCCGCCGACACACCCATCAAGATCACCGACCTCTCGGGCACCTACACGCCCAAGAAGAGCGGCAAGGTCACCTTCACCGCCGGTGTGCTCACCATCAAGGCCATGGGCACCACGACCACCTGCACCCCCGGCAACAACCCGGGGCCCTCGCTGGAACTGGACGTGACGGCCCCCGGCGGCGGCGGTGCGCAGTCCGGCGGCGACACCACGGAGGGCACCCTCCCGCAGACCGGACCCAACGACTCCGCCCTCGCCCTCGGCACCCTCGGCGGCACCGTGCTGCTCTCCGGCGCCGCCGGCGTGCTCTGGCTGACCCGGCGCGGCCAGCGGGCCCGGTCCTGAACGGAGCACCCCCGGCCATGCCCGTGCTCCACACCCTCAAGCGCGCCGGCGTGCTCCTGCTCGCCGCCGCCGCGCTGTACGCGACCCCCGCGCACCCCGCGGCCGCCGACGAACCGGGCTGGACCGCCGAGCCCGCCGCCGGAGCGGACACCACCCGCCCCGGCGGCGGCCCGTACCCCACGCGCCCGTACTTCTACATGGCGGGCGCCCCCGGCACCGTGCTGGAGGACCGCCTCGCCCTGTCCAACACCAGCGACCAGGAGCGCACCGTCACCCTGCGCGGGGCCGACGCCTACAACACCGCCGACGGCGCCTTCGCGGTCCGCCCCGGCCCGAACGCCACCGGCTCCGGCTCCACGGGCCCGGACTCCGAGGGCCCGGTCTCCACCGGCGCGGGCGCCTGGATCAGCTTCGGATCCGGCGCCACCGTGAAGATCCCGCCCCGCACCCGCGCGGTGGTCCCCTTCACCGTCACCGTGCCGCCCGCGTCCCCGCCCGGGGACCACCCGGCCGCCGTGGTCGCCACCGAGGCCGGCCGCGAGGCGGGAGTGCGGGTCCACCTGCGGGTCAGCGGCCCCACCCTGGCCGCCCTCACCGTGGAGGACGTCGCCGTACGCGGCGAGGGCGCGGCCGCGGTGGTCGCGTACACCCTGGTCAACCGCGGCAACGTCACCCTCGCCCCCGAGCTGGAGATCCGCGCCGAGGGCCGGTTCGGAGACGTCCCGGGCCGCGGTTCCCGCGCCCTGCCGGTCGAACTGCTCCCGGGCCGGCGGGTCGAGTTGACCGAACCCTGGCCCGGAGCGCCGGTCCTCGACCGGGTCCGCGTCACGGTCACCGTCACCGCCCCCGGCGGCGCCCGGGCGACCGGGACGGCCTCCGCCTGGTTCGTGCCGTGGCGGGCGGCCGGCTGGACCGGCCTCGGCCTGCTCGCCCTCGGCGGGACCACGTCGGCCGCGCTGTTCCTCGTACGCGGCCGCCGCACCCGGCCGCGGCCGGCGGACGGCGTGACCCGCGGCGAGGCGCCCGAG of the Streptomyces sp. NBC_01294 genome contains:
- a CDS encoding LPXTG cell wall anchor domain-containing protein, with amino-acid sequence MSDRKRSTALALASALAGSAVLLAAPAARAAVVDVAYDCKTPIGDKSAVSPIDIKAVKDGDAYKLTMSFQKGVSSSPIELGKGAMSPSAVILVGGAEKVSVPVSGPPNPEAAPADTPIKITDLSGTYTPKKSGKVTFTAGVLTIKAMGTTTTCTPGNNPGPSLELDVTAPGGGGAQSGGDTTEGTLPQTGPNDSALALGTLGGTVLLSGAAGVLWLTRRGQRARS